One Pseudomonas brassicacearum genomic region harbors:
- a CDS encoding putative nucleotidyltransferase substrate binding domain-containing protein, with product MVMKRTDAFIQAGKTAVLQNIQGTLQFLQRFPPFNQMENTHLAYLVEQCLLRFYAMGESIIKPADGPVEHFYIVKQGRVVGERPHTAKGGTETTFEITTGECFPLAALLGERATRTEHLAGEDTFCLQLNKQAFIKLFALSSPFRDFALRGVSSLLDQVNQQVQQKSAQTLGTQYSLNTRLGELAMRHPVSCSPDTPLREAVKLMHEQQVGSIVVVNEHKAPVGIFTLRDLRQVVADGSGDFSQAIAEHMTQAPFFLSPDHSAFDAAIAMTERHIAHVCLVKEQRLCGVVSERDLFSLQRVDLVHLARTISSAPKVENLVALRGEIGQLVERMLAHGASSTQITQIITLLNDHTVCRVIELTLADKGDPGVPFSWLCFGSEGRREQTLHTDQDNGILFEARDAAHAAQIRGLLLPIAQQINQSLALCGFTLCKGNIMAGNPELCLSRAEWARRFAAFIREATPENLLGSSIYFDLRVVWGDEQGCEQLRQQVLAQVADNRLFQRMMAENALRHRPPVGRFRDFVLSRKNGEKATLDLKVQGLTPFVDGARLLALANGIEANNTLERLRQLVVKEVIEPLDGAAYEEAYHFIQQTRMQQHQLQTRENLPYSNRVDPDSLNHLDRRILRESLRQAQRLQSSLTVRYQL from the coding sequence AGGGCACGTTGCAGTTTCTTCAACGCTTCCCGCCGTTCAACCAAATGGAAAACACTCACCTGGCCTATCTGGTGGAGCAATGCCTGCTGCGTTTTTACGCAATGGGCGAGAGCATCATCAAACCGGCCGACGGCCCGGTGGAGCACTTTTACATCGTCAAGCAAGGCCGGGTGGTGGGCGAGCGTCCGCATACGGCCAAGGGCGGCACCGAGACCACCTTCGAAATCACCACCGGCGAATGTTTCCCCCTTGCCGCGCTGCTAGGCGAGCGAGCGACCCGCACTGAGCACCTGGCCGGCGAGGACACGTTCTGCCTGCAACTGAACAAGCAGGCCTTCATCAAGCTGTTCGCCCTGTCCAGCCCGTTTCGCGACTTTGCCTTGCGCGGCGTCAGCAGCCTGCTTGACCAGGTCAACCAGCAGGTCCAGCAAAAATCTGCGCAAACCTTGGGCACCCAGTACTCGCTCAATACCCGGCTGGGTGAGCTGGCGATGCGGCATCCGGTGAGTTGCAGCCCCGACACGCCGCTGCGCGAAGCCGTGAAACTGATGCATGAGCAACAGGTCGGCAGCATCGTGGTGGTGAATGAGCATAAAGCACCGGTCGGGATTTTTACCTTGCGCGACCTGCGGCAGGTGGTGGCCGATGGTTCCGGGGACTTTTCCCAGGCGATCGCCGAACACATGACCCAGGCCCCGTTTTTCCTCTCGCCGGACCACAGCGCCTTTGACGCGGCCATCGCCATGACCGAGCGCCACATCGCCCATGTCTGCCTGGTCAAGGAACAGCGCCTGTGTGGCGTGGTGTCGGAGCGCGACCTGTTTTCCCTGCAACGCGTCGACCTGGTGCACCTGGCCCGGACCATCAGCAGCGCCCCGAAGGTGGAGAACCTGGTGGCCCTGCGCGGCGAGATTGGCCAACTGGTGGAACGCATGCTGGCCCACGGTGCGTCGTCGACCCAGATCACCCAGATCATCACCCTGCTCAACGACCACACCGTGTGCCGGGTCATCGAACTGACCCTGGCCGACAAGGGCGACCCAGGCGTGCCCTTCAGTTGGTTGTGCTTTGGCAGCGAAGGCCGGCGCGAGCAAACCCTGCACACCGATCAGGACAATGGCATTTTGTTCGAAGCCCGGGACGCCGCCCATGCGGCGCAGATCCGCGGGTTGTTGTTGCCCATCGCCCAACAGATCAACCAGAGCCTGGCCCTGTGCGGCTTCACCTTATGCAAGGGCAACATCATGGCCGGCAACCCCGAGCTGTGCCTGTCCCGCGCCGAATGGGCCCGGCGCTTTGCGGCATTCATCCGTGAAGCCACACCGGAAAACCTGCTGGGCTCAAGCATCTATTTCGACTTGCGGGTGGTCTGGGGTGATGAGCAAGGCTGCGAGCAGCTGCGCCAACAGGTGCTTGCCCAAGTGGCCGATAATCGTTTGTTCCAGCGCATGATGGCCGAGAACGCGCTGCGCCATCGACCGCCGGTGGGACGTTTCAGGGACTTCGTACTGAGCCGCAAGAATGGCGAAAAGGCGACCCTCGACCTTAAAGTGCAAGGCCTGACCCCCTTCGTCGACGGCGCCCGTCTGCTGGCGCTGGCCAATGGCATCGAAGCCAACAATACCCTGGAGCGCTTGCGGCAACTGGTCGTCAAGGAAGTGATCGAACCCTTGGATGGCGCGGCCTATGAAGAGGCCTATCACTTCATCCAGCAGACCCGCATGCAGCAACATCAACTGCAAACCCGCGAGAACCTGCCCTACTCCAATCGCGTCGACCCCGACAGCCTCAATCACCTGGACCGACGCATCCTGCGCGAGTCCTTGCGCCAAGCCCAACGCCTGCAAAGCAGCCTGACGGTGAGGTATCAGCTGTGA